The Maridesulfovibrio sp. genomic sequence TCCGGCTTCAATTTTTGAAAAATCCAGAATGTCATTGATGACCCGCAGCAGTATTCTGCCGGAAGATTTTATTTTGCCGACAAAATCAGTTGTCTGGGTCCAAGAGTCGGCGTGCATGGCCAGATCGCTCAAACCGATTATGCCATTTAGCGGAGTGCGGATTTCATGGCTCATACGGGCTAGAAAATCACTTTTGGCTTGTGTTGCCGATTCAGCCTCTTCCTTAGCTTGAATCAGCTCTTCCTGCATGGCCATTCTTTTGGTTATGTCTTCGGCAACTCCGCTAACAAGCATGTTGTCCAGATCAAATTTAGCTGAAACCTCCAGATAAGTGGACCGACCGTTTTTATCCTGAATCTTAATCGCATGGTTGGAAAGACCAGTACCGCTTTGCAGCAATGATAAAATTTTATTACGGTCTTCTTCATTGGTATAGCAATCCTTGATATTAAAATATTTAATCAATTCCTGATCGTTCTCGTACCCCATGATTGATGCCATACGTTTGTTGGCATTGAGTATTGATCCATCTTCTATGGAAGCTACAAAAATTCCCACTTGGGCGTTGTTAAAAATATCTTTGTATTTTTTTTCGTTAAGGGTCAGTTCCAGCTCTTTTTTGTTCAGGGAAGTAACCAGCTCATTATAACTACTGATGAGTTCGCCCATTTCATCGTCTTCAGTCCATTCAATGGTACGGATCTGTCCTTCACTGCGAGCGCTATGAATTGAGTGAGCCAATACTTCCATCGGCTTGCCGACAAATTTTCTGATCGTATATAAAATACCGGCAGAAATTCCCGCAACAAGCAGAAATAGTAGGATAGCCCCCCTCCCTGCCTGTACCCAAAGAAGCTCTTTGAGCCTCTTCTTGCTCATTCCCAGAGTCAAGGAACCTAGCTTGTGTATCTTTCCGGTCGGCCCGGGGTAAGTAATATCAACAGTAAGCTGAAGCCCGTTCTGTGAATCTGGTGCATGACCGCCGGAGGCAAGAATTTTTCCATGCGCGTCTTTAATAACAGCAGTGCTGAAATCAGAATCAACCTTCAGGATGCGAATACTGCGATTTATAACCTGATCATTGTAGTTCCATATTGCCGGGGCGAGAACTTCCGCCTGTAATACAGCGTAGTCATGAAGTTTTTTGTTAATTTCTTCATCTAGGGTGTGATATCTTAAATAGGCAAACACTGCAGACATGGACAATGAGCACAGCACGATTACAGGAATCAGCTTGATTAAGATTTTTCCCTTTAATGACTGCTTAAACATAAATGAAACTCAGGTCCTTATACTAAATTTTAAAGAACACTATTATTGGTAACGCGCATGAATTGCATCGTATGTCCCGTCTTCATGCATTTCGCCAAGTTTTTCATCAAAAAGAGTGCGTATTTTTTCAGCATCTGGGGATTTCCTGCTTATACATAAATGAAACTTCGACGTCTCATTATCTTCTGCTTTAAATATTTTAAATTTTCCCTCAAGTCCTTTCTTTTTTACATAATACAGATAATTTTCTTTAACTTGAGGGATAACATCAACACGCCCGTCAAGCAGCTTACGCATCAATAGTTCTTCGGAAGAAGATAGATCAACCGTCACTCCAAGCCCCTCCCATTGCTCGCTTATATAGTTGCCTTTTACATTTCCGACCGCAAGCTTCTCCTCCGCAATCACAAATTTATTCACGACAGGCTTTCCTGTATAATCACTTCTGACAACATAGATATCTGTCATACTGCTAATGGGTTTTGTCCAGAGAATTTCATGTTCACGTTCAGCCTTGTAACTGCAACTCAAGGCGGCAAAAGCCCTGCCTTCTGCTGTCATTTTGTATGCTCTTGCCCAAGGATAAAAAGTAAAATTTGTCTTATAACCAGCCCTGCTTAAAGCCTCTTTCACTACTTCCAAATCAAATCCGCGTAATCCGTCTTCCGGGGTTGCTAATTCATAGGGTGGATAATTACAGGCAACAATTTCAAGAACTGGCGGCTCGGCATAGGAGGTTGAAACACCCAGCAGGTTAGCAGCCCCGATGAGCAAATAGATAATGATTCTATGCAACATTTTATCTCCTTATTTTTTAACCACTTGTTCTATATTGATGCCCTGATTTAATTTGCTTTTAAAAAGTTTGTATGTTTTCGAAAGCATGTTTTCGTCTTCATCTTTTATGGCTTGAAGCATGGCTAAGCACAGAGTGCTGCTTGAATAACAGCCCATGGTTTTGCACAGCCCTTTGAATTGATGAGCGTAACGGCGGGCCTCAACATAGTCCCTGCGGGAAATTGCCTTTTCCAGCCGCTCCAGTCTGCCGGGAGCTTCTTCTACAAAAATATTCCACAAGGTCATGTATATTTTTTCATCCCCACCCATGACTTCAATTGCCTGCTGTCTGGCAAGCAGCTCAACATGACTGGCAGCAACTGGGGATTCAGAGGGGGCAACACAGCCGCTAAAAACATCGCTAAGAACTTGATCAATGGCTTCCTTACGGACTGGCTTAGGGAGAAAAGCATTCATCCCGACATCAAAACACTCCTTCCGCACGTCGTCAGGCAGATAGGCTGTCATGCCAATGACTGGTGTTTCCCTGTTCGGATTATCCGGGTAAGCCCCACGTATTGCACGAACAACATCAATTCCGCTCATATCAGGCAGTTCAATATCCATGATAATAACTGAGAATATTTCGTTTAAAGATATTTCAAGAGCCGAAGAGCCGTCAGTGGCAACCCGCACCTGTGTATGGCCCAATTTCGACAATTGATACGTGATGACATCAACGTTTATCGCTGTGTCTTCTACCAACAAGATATTCAAATTATGCTCCGCTGAAAGTTTTGCGTGAATTGGTTTGTAGCAAAATAATCAAGTAGTTCCCATACAGAACTATATATAAGGAGTTATTTTTTTAGTTCCAGACCATGCTTACGCAAAAGTTGATAGAGTCTGGAGCGAGATATTCCCGCTATTTTACATGCTTTTGAGGCTTTTCCGCTTGAATGGGAGACCAGTTTTGCAATATAGCGAAATTCAATTTTATCTAATTCCGCTTGCCGGAACTCCTTCAGGCTGGAAAGCATTCCATCTGATTCCGGCTCTGCTAAGTCCAGTGGGTTTCTAGGTGTTCCATCCAGAGTACTTTGGATATAGCGAACTTTGAACTCCATGGGAAGGTGATGAGGGGACAATGTGGAATCCCCGCCTGCATTGGCAATGGAAACATAAATAATATTGATAAGTTCCCGCACATTACCCGGCCAGTCACAGGTCGCCAGAGCTTCCAAAAAATCTGGAGTTACGGTCTTAATTTCAAGCTGATTTTCATGGCAGATCTTATAGACATAGTGGCGGGTAAGCTTGGCAATATCACCTTGGCGTGTTTTAAGCGCAGGAACCTGAATAATAAAAGTCGCCAACCGAAAATAAAGATCACTGCGGAACTCACCGGCCTCGACCATTTTTTCAAGATTGCGATTTGTTGCGGCAACAAAACGGCAGTCCACCTCCTGTTCCCTGGCAGCTCCTACCGGCCTGAATTTCTTTTCCTGAATAACCCGCAGCAGGGAACGCTGTAAGGTAAGATCAAGGTCGCCTATTTCATCCAAAAATACCGTACCCTTATCAGCTTGGGTAATAAGTCCTTTGTTCTTTTGGCGAGCATCGGTAAAAGCTCCTTTTTCATGACCGAAGAGCACGGACTCAGCAAGGGTTTCCGGGATATTTGTGCAGTCAATTATCACGAAAGGTTGTTTTTTTCTTGGACTGTTGGCGTGAATGGACCTTGCTATCAGTTCCTTTCCAGTTCCGGTCTCGCCTGTAATCAGGACATTACCTATGCTCTTTGCTGCAAGGGAGATGGATGTAAGACAGCTGTTAAGTTCGGGAGAACTGCCGATAATCCCGGCACGGTCAAAGGAATTGTCCAAAAAGGACCTGCCTATATTTTTCCTAAACTGGATTACCCGGTCCAGTATGAGCTGAACGGTTTTGTATGCCAGTGGTTTTTCCAGATAATACCAGGCCCCGTTGCGCAGGGCCAATTCTGCCCCATCCGGATCACTCTCGCTTGTTATAATTATTACTTCGGGAGAGGATTGAGTTTTTTTGAATGCGCTGATCCCTTTTAACCCGTTGACATCAGGAAGATTTACATCAAGGAAGACCACATCGAATTCATCTGTTCTGCAAGCCTCAATCCCGGCTTGAAAAGAATTTTCCGAATCACTTTCGTAGCCCAATTTGTCAGCATAAAGCTCAAGCTGCTTACAAAGGATCGGATCATCATCAACAATTAAAATTTCAGCCATGTAATGTTCCTGTCTACTTTTATTACATAATAAAAATTTGTAAATTTGAAGACTTACTAGTTTATATTTAAATATATGACAGTTGTGCACTTATATTACACAGAGTGCAACTTTACTGGACTATCTTAATAAGTGCCAGATTTTTTATAAAACAAAAAAATACGTAATTTAAGCCATTTAATATGTCTATTGAGCAGACAGCCTCTTTGGCATGCAGTGTGTAATAGCTTCATCAACTTTTTGTAAGGAAGGAGAGGAGATGCTCAACAGGTCATTGTTCGGAAACGGTAAAATAAATCAAAAGCCCCAAGGTTCAATTTTCAGATCCAGCAATTCGTTGACTCTCGCCCCCGGGGCCAAGGTCAATGTGGAAATGCTTGGTACTGGGGAGCGTCTTTGGGGGGAAATTTTTGGCTGCAAAAACGGGGAATTGATATGTATTTGGCTCCCACAAATAGTCAAATACAAACGTCAGTTCATGGTGGAAAACCAACTGGCTATACGTGTGGGAAATGCCGGGTGTTACCTGTGTGGTTTCCGTACGACTATTTCTCATATGATTGAGGATCCCTATCCCCTCCTTTTCCTTAACTTTCCAGATAAATATGAACAAGTGAATCTTCGCAGGTCGAATCGTTTTGACTGTTTTCTACCTTCAACCCTGTATATTGAAGGAAACGAGCTTTCCGGGGCGGTAGTCAATATTTCTCAGGGCGGAGCCAAGGTCATAGTTGATATGGAACAAAGTGATACTTTACCGAAGCTTACAAAAGATATGGAAATTTTTTTACGATTTGATGCTCCTGACGTTGGCGAAGTGTACGCTCGATGTATTGTGAAAAAAACGATGGGTAATTTTCGAAAGGCAGGTCTAGGCATATGTTTTGAGGAAGTTATAGGTGACGGTACGAACATAGTTAAAAATTATATCTCTAAATTGAAACAATTCTCTTTGGTAAAATAAAATGACCGAATCACGACTCCCCTCTGACACTACCGATTCTGAATCCAAGAAGGCCCAATCTCAATTATCCGTTCCTGTCTATGTTGCGCGTCAGCCTGTTTTCGATAGGCAGGAGTCCATATGGGGGTACGAACTACTCTACCGGGCAAATGTAAAGGACTCCACATGGGAAGAATCTGCCAATGTAGCTACATCAAAGGTTATATCGGACGGAATTTTTTTAGCCTTAAGCTCCATCCCCGATTCCAACAAGGTTCTCATCAACTTTCCAAAATATATGCTTTTGAATGGCTCAGCCAAGGCTTTATCTCCAGGGGTTTGTATTCCTGAAATACTGGAAGATGTGGAGGCTACTCCCAAAGTCATTGCTGCCGTCAAAGAACTGAAAGAACTAGGGTACACTATTGCTGTAGATGATTTTACCGGTCAGAAGGAACTTGAGCCATACTTCGAGATCGCTGACATCCTGAAGGTTGACATGCTAGGCATGTCTTTTGCGGAAATTATCAAAATAACTCAAAGGCTAAAACCGTATAAATTTAAATTGTTGGGTGAAAAGATAGAGGATCGGAAGACATACGAGCTTGCTAAATCATTAGGATACGATCTTTTTCAAGGTTATTTCTTCGCCAAACCGGAAATTGTCGAAGGGAGTAAAATTGCAAGCAATGGTTTGACAAAGCTAAAACTTCTCAAAGAGTTTGCAGACCCTGAGTATCAAGTTAAAGATCTTGCAAAAACCATCTCTTTTGATGTCGGCCTGAGCCACAGGCTTCTTCGCTACATATCTACAGTCTCGCGAGAATCAAAAATAACTTCCCTAGCTCACGCTGTCACTATTATGGGCGGAAATCCACTAAAGCAGTGGTTGATGATCACCATGTTAGCAGATGGCAGCGAAGGAGACAGAGGCAAAGAACTAATCTTTCAGGCGGCGCGGCGTGGTAAATTCATGGAGCTTATATCCGGGCGTATTAAGAATGTTCGCATCCACAGGGACTCTCTGTTTCTACTTGGATTGTTTTCAAACCTCGATGCACTCCTCAACCAGCCCATGCACGAGGTACTCAAGAATCTTCCCTTGGATGATGAGTTGTCGTGTGCATTGCGTGGGGAAGAGAATCCGTTGCGTGGTTTTGTTGAATTGCTGGAAAGTATTGAACTCGGTGACTGGCGGAAGGTGGATGCTGTTTTGGAAGTGCTCGAGGTTTCCCAGCCTGCTGCGGCAAAGGCCTTTGCAGCAGCAGGGCTTTGGGCGCATGAAATTATATCTCATAGCGGCGAAAAAAGTTATTAATATAAATTGACTAAAGGAATATCATTATGACTAAGAAGCCTTTGCGGTTTGTGTTAATAACATTCGCCCTTGCGGCTGCGGTTGCTTCTCTTTCTACATATGTGGCGTGGGTTGGTGATGCAAAAAGCGAAAAAGATTCGGTTCAAACCGTATTGAATCTTCTCTGTATCAAAGTTGAAGGAATGACCATCAACGGTAATGTCATGGGTGCTGTCAATATGCTTGGTATCTATAACGATACCATTAAACGGCAAGCCCGAGGGGAACTGCCTCCAAATGCTCCTGAAACCGTGAATCTGCTTAGAACTATTGTTATTAAATTTAATGCCAGCAATGCTTTCATAATGAACAAGAAGGGCGTCATTACCGCCTATTACACCTCCTCTGACAAATCCGGATTGGGTAAAAATTTAAGTTTCAGGCCATATTTTAAACAGGCTATCCTTGGGATACCCAATGTATACGCTGCACTTGGCTCAAATTCCGGAAAACGTGGATTATATTTTGCCGCTCCAGTCTATTCAGAAACCGGGAAAGCATATCCCAAGGATATAATAGGCCTTATAGCCGTTAAACTTGGTGTGCACCGCTTAGATTCTTTACTCAACGACCTTGATCATCCGGCCATGCTTCTTTCTCCTCAGGGAGTGGTTTTTGCTTCAAATGTTCCTGATTGGATGTTTCAAGTGCGGGGGCCTATTACACCGGAAAAAGAAAATCGGATTAAAAGTTACAAGCAATTCGGAAAAAAATTTGAAAATACTGATCTAGATCCTTTGCCTTTTGGGGTTGATACCGAAAGGGTTTATTTTGGTGGTGAGTGGCGGAGATTGAGCAAAAAGGAAATTGACTGGAAAGATCCTCTAGGTGAGTGGCAGCTCGTCATGCTCAATAATCACGGCATGAATTCTTTTTTCAAGACAGCAGCAATGTATGGAGGCGGGTCTTTTTTGATCAGCTGTCTTATCGGTGTTGCTTTGTTTTTCAAGCTGGCAGACGATCGCAACCGCAGGTTGGCTGCGCACAAACTGTCTAAGGTCAACACCAGATTACTTGAAAGGACGAAGCGTTACAGAACTATTTTCAAAAACTCACCAATAGGGTTGATTCATTTTGATGAGCAGGGGACCATCGTCAACTGCAACGACTTCTTTTTAAAATTAATGGGAACTACCCGCAAAGAAACTATCGGATTTGATGGAGCCAGCAGATATAAAAAAGAAGTCAGATTTGCTTTAATCGAAGCCTGTAAGGGCAATAGTAATGAGTTCGAAGGGGAATACACCTCGCCTATTTCTGGGAAAAAAATCCCCGTACGTATGATGTTCAATGCTATTTTTCCGGGCTCACCTGAATCAGAGGTAATTGCTACTGTTGAAGATATTACAGAACGTTTTAGGGTAGAAGCTGCCTTACATGCAGCCATAGATTCAGCGGAGGAGAATGCCAGAGCAAAAAGCAATTTTCTTGCAAATATGAGTCATGAGATCCGTACGCCCATGAATGCTATCCTCGGCCTCTCCCAATTGACCCTTGACCGAGATCTAGGCGAAATAGAGCGTAGTTATGTGCAAAAAACACAGAAGGCTGCTGAATCATTGCTAAGTATCATCAATGATATCCTTGATTTTTCAAAAATAGAAGAAGGTAAACTGGTTGTTGAGAATATTGAATTTAGGTTGGACGACGTTTTAAAACAGGTGGCGGACATAACCTGCTTGAAGGCGGAAGAAAAGGGTTTGGAAATTCTGTTTCGTGTACCCCCGAATGTCCCTACCAGACTTAAGGGGGACCCTGTAAGAATTGGACAGATCATAACAAATTACCTCAACAACGCAATCAAGTTCACCAACGAAGGCGAGATAGAACTCGCAATAGAAGTTCTTGGCAGCACCCCCACAGGTGTCCACTTGCGGTTTTGCGTGACTGACACTGGAGTCGGGCTGAATAAACAAGAAATAAAAAAAATGTTTCAATCCTTTTCTCAGGCGGATGATTCTACGACCCGAGAATTCGGAGGAACAGGATTGGGTTTGGCTATCTGTAAACAATTGTCCGAACTGATGAACGGAACTGTTGGAGTGGAAAGTTCACCGGGAGAAGGAAGTACCTTTTGGTTTACGGTTATGCTGGAAACATCAGAAGAGAAAGAGCAGAAGCTGGACTTCTTTGCTGATCTGAAAAATATGCTGTGTCTAGTGGTTGATGACAATGAAACATCATTAGATATTTTGGAAAATATCCTGACTTCCATGTCTTTTAAAGTCAAAACCGCAAATTCGGCTTTGGAAGGAATTGAAAAGCTCAGGTTGGCGGAAGCGGAAGGCAACCCCTTTGGACTTGTATTGATGGACTGGCGTATGCCCGAAATAGACGGAATTGAAGCGTCCAGAATGATAAACTCCGACAGATCTCTCTCTCACGTTCCTAATATTCTCATGGTTACTGCTTTTGGAAAAGAGCAGGCACTGGAAGAGGCTTGCGAGGCAGGTATAGATGCAATTATTCCCAAGCCGGTCAACAATTCTTTTTTGTTGGACTCCATTCTAGGTATTTTTAGTAATCAAAAGAATATGCATGATGCCGGTATCTGTGAAGATGCGGTTAAAAATAAAGAAGTTGTAAACATCAAGGGAGCCAAAGTTCTGCTTGTAGAAGATAACGAAATAAACCAGCTGATCGCAGTCAAAGCGCTTGAGAGCTTTGAGGTCTGTGCCAGTATTGCAAATAACGGGGCCGAGGCCCTAGAGTTACTTGAGCATAATACATACGATCTGGTCCTGATGGACGTCCAAATGCCCGTTATGGATGGTTTTGAATGTACCCGTCGAATCAGAAATAGGGGTTATGGAAAATCAGACCTTTCAGTTGTGGCAATGACAGCCAATGCCATGCAAGGTGACCGTGAAAAATGTTTCGAATCCGGAATGAATGATTTTTTACCCAAGCCGGTTACCAAGGAAGACTTGTTAAGTATGCTTGTTAAGTGGATCAGTCCTGTTAGCCCTGACGATGATGTTGAGCAACTTTTTGAAACAGATCCTGACCCTGTATTGGCAACCGATAATGCCACGGCTCAGTGTCTAAACAGGAAGATAGGTCTGGCAAGGGTCGATGGCTGCGAAAAAACTTATATGACGATTCTGGAGTCGTTTAAATCTGCGAACAGTCAAGTTCCAGATGAAATCAAAACAGCAATAAATAATAAGGATTTCGAGACTGCAAACCGTATTGTTCATACTATAAAAGGTGTTTCAGCTAATATTGGCGCGGAGATTCTTCATATCAACGCTGCAGAACTGGAATCAGCCATCAAGGAAAATAATGATTCATGTCCGGTTGTCTTGCAGGATAATTTCTGCCGTGCCCTGTGGGATGTTTTTTCAGTAATTTCAAGGTTGGACAAAGATGCTACTTTGCAAAATACGGATGTGAAGCCATTGGAAAATAATGAAAATCTTATTTCTCTTTTTCGGGAAGCTGTAAGTAGTCTTGATACAGATTTAGGTAGGTCAATGGATATTTTTGAGCAATTGGCCCCCATGATTGAAACACAGGATTGTGTCATTCACATGTCTAGACTTGAAGCCCACCTTAGACGTTTTGAGCTTGAAGATGTTCGCGCTAGGGCTTTTGTCATTATGGATATTCTTGGCAGTAATAATTAAGAAATGGCGGTGTAGCTATGGACGTAAATAAATCGAGACCCAAAGTTCTTATTGTTGATGATGCACCTGAGAATATTCATGTCTTGCTCAAAGCTTTAAAACAAGATTATGCCGTGATAGCAGCAACAAGCGGCGAGAAAGCCTTGGAGGTTGCTTTTTCAGACATTCCTCCTCAGATAATCCTGCTCGATATTATAATGCCGGGGATAGACGGATATGAAGTATGCCGCCGCCTAAAGAATAGCCCGAAGACTGCTGATATACCGATAATTTTCGTAACTGCTCTGGAAGACGCGGTTGACGAAACCAAAGGTTTGTCCCTTGGTGCTATTGATTACATAACAAAGCCCTTTAATCCAAACATTGTCCGGGCACGAGTTGGAAATCATCTGCAGCTGGTTGAAGCAATGCGTATAAAGGATGATGTTGACCGTATGATGCGTCATGATCTGAAAAATCCTTTAAGTGTTGTCATAACAAACCCTTGCATCATTAAATTATCCAAAGAGATAGGTGAAATCGAAAGTTCTATGCTCGATGATATAGAACTAGCCGGGTATACCATGCTGAATATGATCAATTCGTCACTTGATCTATTTAAAATCGAAAAAGGGAGCTATCGGCCGGAACTTATTTCCTTCAATATTATCGAAAAGTTACAGTTGATAGATAGACAGCTGAGTCCACTGGCTGAGGCCATGGATATAAAAATCAAATTTTCTCTTGATGAGAACAAACTGAATAAGTCCTCATTTTGTTATGTAATAGGAGTTGAACTCCTTTTTTACGCAGCTATTTCAAATTTGACTAAAAATGCCCTTGAAGCTTCCCCGGAAGGGGCGGAAGTGCGCATTGCCATTAAATCTTCAGAAGTATGTGAATTGGAAATTCATAATAAGGGAATGGTTCCAGAACAATTGCAGAACAATTTTTTTGATAAATACGTAACGTCAGGGAAGGAAGGTGGTACTGGGCTTGGCACTTATTCAGCAAAGCTCTTTATTGAAGCTATGGGAGGGAGTATTAACATGAATACATCTGAAAACACAGGGACATCTGTTGTAGTAAAAATACCGATGGACCGCTGCTCGAATAAGGAGAGTACTAATAATGCCAGTGGATTATAAAATGGGAATTTTGGTTGTAGATGATCTGCAGCCCATAAGACAAGCTCTTGGACATATTTTAAGATCTTTCGGGTTCAAGAATATCGCATACGCTTCTAACGGGAAACAAGCCATGGGGGTACTGGAAGAGAGAGAAATCAGCCTGGTGCTTCTTGATTGGAATATGCCAGCCATGACTGGAATTGAGTTTATAAAAAATTTCAGGGCGACAGAAGGATACGAGGACGTTCCTGTCATTATGGTAACTGCTGAAAATGAAAAAACAAAAGTTTACGAGGCAGCTCAGTCTGGAGTAACCGGTTACCTGCTCAAACCCTTTACGCCTAATTCTGTACGGGAAAAAATATCAGCTGCTATTGGTGAGAAATTGTAATTTTAAATAAATTGCCGCAGTTATGGAATAGTGCACAAAATCTTGAATCTAGTTTGTCTTATGGATCGTAAAAATTTTTGTACAAACTATTTTCGCTAACATAGGGGCAACAATGGGGCTCTCCCCGACTGGTTCCCCAAAAGAAAAAGGACTCACGTTTTGTTAACGTAAGTCCTTGTACTTTCTGGTAGGCATGAGCAGCTTTGAACTGCTGCCCTCTTGCGTGTCAAGCCGGAGGAAGTGTCTGTATGTGTTGAAATTATTGACTAAATTTTGTGTATCGGGAACCAAAAGTGGTGATTCTCCGGGATTTGCGGGAGTGATCGGTTCCCCGGATGGGGAACGGAGGGGCTCCTGAGTTGGGGGTAGGAATTGATGGATTTGGTTTACCCCGTCACTTTAAGAACAGATCGTAGAGGATTTAAAAGCAGGCCTTTTTCCCTGATGTTTTCTTTTTGGGCAAAAAAGAGTGTTTTCGGGGCAGAATGCCTGCCTCGTCTTTCTTATGATCAATAAGTTTTAAGCGAGGAGGGCCAGCCACAGCTGTGGGAATCATGTAAATTATTTATGAGGAGATGAACGATGAGTACCAACCGGACAATACGCAATACATTCACCGGCGATCATGTCTTGGAATATGATCAAAAATCCAAGCGGGCCAACTGGCTGGATCCTAACATAGTTTTCGGACTGGCCTATCCATATGTGAAGCCGGGGCAGACCATTCTGGATGTGGGTATTGGGACAGGGCTTTCTTCAGTCCTGTTCCATAAGGCAGGGCTTCAGGTACTTGGGATGGATTTTTCCAGCGAGATGCTTGCTATGTGCCGGGGCAAAGGATTCGCCAAAGAGCTTATTGAGCACGATGTATCTGTCGCTCCCTATCCGTTGGGCGACAAAACTGTGGACCACGCTGTCAGCACCGGGGTCATGCATATATTTGATGACTTGAATGTAATCTTCAGCGAGGTTTGCCGTGTAATGCGAGTGGGAGGGGTTTTTACCTTTGTGGTTGCTGATCCGATAGCCCAGGGCGTTAAGGAACAGTCCATGGGCGGCTGCAAGGCACACAAAGGCAAGGCCAATTTTTATAACCATTCAGAACCCTCTATGGTTGAACTTTATGATAGATGCGGTTTCGAGTTAATTAACTCACTGCGCTTCGTATCCTCCGCCATCGGCAAAAGGGAAATGAGCTATAGGGCATGCGTGGTACAAAAGCTTTAGCTATCTTTTTTCTTCTTGCAGCCAAATATAATTACCCAAACGTCTTGACAGTTAAGCCTCTTAACTATATTTCTACATAAATGATAACCAATTTCATTTATAGTGATTCAGGAGTATAGCGATGGCAGCCAAATCAATTATGCCTATAGCTCAGTCTTGTTGGGATATATATGAGGCTTCGCGGGTAAGTGCGGTTCGCGGGTTTGACCTTTTGAACTGCGGGCAGTGCGGGGTGAATCCTCTCTGGAGAGAACTTGAATTAAGGCCGGGGCTTAGGGTCAGCAGTTTTGAAGCCGACCTTAAGGAAGGCATTTCATTCCGCTTTCAGAAAAAAAATACGGACATTGATTTCGGCTTTTTTCTGGAGGGATCTATTTCAAATGAGTTG encodes the following:
- a CDS encoding response regulator; amino-acid sequence: MNILLVEDTAINVDVITYQLSKLGHTQVRVATDGSSALEISLNEIFSVIIMDIELPDMSGIDVVRAIRGAYPDNPNRETPVIGMTAYLPDDVRKECFDVGMNAFLPKPVRKEAIDQVLSDVFSGCVAPSESPVAASHVELLARQQAIEVMGGDEKIYMTLWNIFVEEAPGRLERLEKAISRRDYVEARRYAHQFKGLCKTMGCYSSSTLCLAMLQAIKDEDENMLSKTYKLFKSKLNQGINIEQVVKK
- a CDS encoding EAL domain-containing protein, whose product is MTESRLPSDTTDSESKKAQSQLSVPVYVARQPVFDRQESIWGYELLYRANVKDSTWEESANVATSKVISDGIFLALSSIPDSNKVLINFPKYMLLNGSAKALSPGVCIPEILEDVEATPKVIAAVKELKELGYTIAVDDFTGQKELEPYFEIADILKVDMLGMSFAEIIKITQRLKPYKFKLLGEKIEDRKTYELAKSLGYDLFQGYFFAKPEIVEGSKIASNGLTKLKLLKEFADPEYQVKDLAKTISFDVGLSHRLLRYISTVSRESKITSLAHAVTIMGGNPLKQWLMITMLADGSEGDRGKELIFQAARRGKFMELISGRIKNVRIHRDSLFLLGLFSNLDALLNQPMHEVLKNLPLDDELSCALRGEENPLRGFVELLESIELGDWRKVDAVLEVLEVSQPAAAKAFAAAGLWAHEIISHSGEKSY
- a CDS encoding transporter substrate-binding domain-containing protein — its product is MLHRIIIYLLIGAANLLGVSTSYAEPPVLEIVACNYPPYELATPEDGLRGFDLEVVKEALSRAGYKTNFTFYPWARAYKMTAEGRAFAALSCSYKAEREHEILWTKPISSMTDIYVVRSDYTGKPVVNKFVIAEEKLAVGNVKGNYISEQWEGLGVTVDLSSSEELLMRKLLDGRVDVIPQVKENYLYYVKKKGLEGKFKIFKAEDNETSKFHLCISRKSPDAEKIRTLFDEKLGEMHEDGTYDAIHARYQ
- a CDS encoding PilZ domain-containing protein; the encoded protein is MFGNGKINQKPQGSIFRSSNSLTLAPGAKVNVEMLGTGERLWGEIFGCKNGELICIWLPQIVKYKRQFMVENQLAIRVGNAGCYLCGFRTTISHMIEDPYPLLFLNFPDKYEQVNLRRSNRFDCFLPSTLYIEGNELSGAVVNISQGGAKVIVDMEQSDTLPKLTKDMEIFLRFDAPDVGEVYARCIVKKTMGNFRKAGLGICFEEVIGDGTNIVKNYISKLKQFSLVK
- a CDS encoding sigma-54 dependent transcriptional regulator, with product MAEILIVDDDPILCKQLELYADKLGYESDSENSFQAGIEACRTDEFDVVFLDVNLPDVNGLKGISAFKKTQSSPEVIIITSESDPDGAELALRNGAWYYLEKPLAYKTVQLILDRVIQFRKNIGRSFLDNSFDRAGIIGSSPELNSCLTSISLAAKSIGNVLITGETGTGKELIARSIHANSPRKKQPFVIIDCTNIPETLAESVLFGHEKGAFTDARQKNKGLITQADKGTVFLDEIGDLDLTLQRSLLRVIQEKKFRPVGAAREQEVDCRFVAATNRNLEKMVEAGEFRSDLYFRLATFIIQVPALKTRQGDIAKLTRHYVYKICHENQLEIKTVTPDFLEALATCDWPGNVRELINIIYVSIANAGGDSTLSPHHLPMEFKVRYIQSTLDGTPRNPLDLAEPESDGMLSSLKEFRQAELDKIEFRYIAKLVSHSSGKASKACKIAGISRSRLYQLLRKHGLELKK